The following are encoded together in the Mesotoga sp. Brook.08.105.5.1 genome:
- the pruA gene encoding L-glutamate gamma-semialdehyde dehydrogenase codes for MFEATDFQIIPPFANEPYINPDDPDVRSLMNHAFEKIRSQGKDYDLFIGGKYYSTDKKIISTNPANPNEVVGRVSKANKDFVDKAMETAYQAFKTWSRLPASERVKPFLRAARIMRERRFELDATMILEVGKSWIEADADLAEAIDFLEFYSREALRYASPQPLVQIPGELNELIYIPLGVGAIIPPWNFPGAIMAGMTTAAAVSGNCVLLKPASDSPVIAAKFVEILKEAGLPDGVVNFVPGSGSEIGDYLVEHPLTRFISFTGSKEVGLRINELAAKHNNGQIWVKRVVLEMGGKDCVVIDETADICAASSGAVASAFGFQGQKCSAGSRIIVVEDVYDEIVRLVKEKTEALTVGDTTDPSNYIGPVINEGAVAKILSYIDVGKREGKLITGGNSLQREGYFIEPTVFADVSPDAVIAQEEIFGPVTAIIRAHDFDHAIEIANGTEYGLTGALYSKDRKRIERAKAEIHVGNLYFNRKCTGALVGVQPFGGFNMSGTDSKAGGRDYLLLFLQGKSISEKIL; via the coding sequence ATGCTTTTGAGAAGATCCGATCTCAAGGTAAGGATTATGATCTGTTCATCGGAGGCAAATACTATTCGACCGACAAGAAAATCATCTCAACAAATCCAGCAAATCCAAATGAAGTCGTCGGGAGGGTTTCAAAAGCCAACAAGGACTTTGTGGACAAGGCAATGGAAACCGCTTATCAAGCATTCAAAACATGGAGCAGGCTGCCGGCTTCAGAAAGGGTCAAGCCTTTCCTAAGAGCTGCACGCATTATGAGGGAAAGACGGTTCGAACTTGATGCAACTATGATTCTCGAAGTTGGTAAGAGTTGGATAGAAGCAGACGCCGATCTTGCAGAAGCGATAGACTTTCTTGAATTCTACTCTAGAGAAGCCCTCAGATACGCGAGTCCTCAGCCACTTGTTCAGATTCCAGGCGAACTAAATGAACTGATATATATCCCGTTAGGAGTTGGGGCAATCATTCCTCCCTGGAATTTCCCTGGGGCGATTATGGCTGGTATGACAACAGCGGCCGCAGTTTCGGGAAACTGTGTACTACTGAAACCCGCATCGGACTCACCGGTGATAGCTGCTAAATTTGTTGAAATACTTAAGGAAGCGGGACTTCCAGATGGGGTAGTCAACTTTGTGCCAGGTTCGGGAAGTGAAATCGGCGATTATCTGGTAGAGCATCCGCTTACAAGGTTCATCTCGTTCACGGGTTCGAAAGAAGTTGGATTGAGAATTAACGAACTGGCGGCAAAGCATAACAATGGGCAGATATGGGTGAAGAGAGTGGTTCTGGAAATGGGAGGCAAAGACTGTGTGGTCATTGATGAAACGGCCGATATTTGTGCAGCTTCATCTGGAGCTGTAGCTAGTGCGTTTGGCTTTCAAGGGCAGAAATGTTCCGCCGGATCAAGGATTATCGTGGTCGAGGATGTCTATGACGAGATAGTTCGATTAGTGAAGGAGAAAACCGAGGCTCTAACCGTCGGAGATACAACTGATCCTAGCAACTACATCGGCCCCGTCATCAACGAAGGCGCAGTGGCCAAGATTCTGAGCTACATTGATGTTGGGAAGAGAGAAGGCAAATTGATAACCGGAGGTAACTCTCTCCAAAGAGAAGGATATTTCATAGAGCCTACAGTGTTTGCCGACGTGTCGCCTGATGCAGTGATTGCACAAGAAGAGATCTTCGGACCGGTAACAGCGATTATCAGAGCACACGATTTTGATCACGCAATCGAGATTGCCAACGGTACGGAGTACGGACTAACCGGGGCGCTTTACAGCAAGGATAGGAAGAGAATCGAGAGAGCTAAGGCAGAGATTCACGTTGGAAATCTATACTTTAACAGGAAGTGTACTGGAGCACTTGTAGGCGTTCAACCGTTCGGTGGATTCAATATGTCTGGTACAGATTCCAAAGCAGGTGGAAGA